A portion of the Gemmatimonas sp. genome contains these proteins:
- the gmk gene encoding guanylate kinase: MSAFPVILSAPSGGGKTTIARRLLERRLDLGYSVSCTTRPPREGEVDGRDYRFLTREAFEAAVARGEFAEWAEVHGNLYGTLRTEVERVLTAGRHVLMDIDVQGARQFHLAFPDTVLIFVLPPSGEVLKTRLSARKSEDQAKLLVRLRNARAELGEVGRYHYVVVNDHLERAVDQVSSIIDAEGLRHDRVHELEAQVEGLIEQLEQEIHVFSKGD; the protein is encoded by the coding sequence GTGAGCGCCTTTCCGGTCATCCTGTCCGCCCCGTCGGGGGGTGGAAAAACCACGATTGCCCGTCGGCTGCTGGAGCGGCGGCTCGATCTGGGTTATTCTGTCAGTTGTACCACGCGGCCCCCCCGGGAGGGGGAGGTCGACGGTCGCGACTATCGCTTCCTGACCCGGGAGGCGTTCGAAGCGGCGGTCGCGCGCGGCGAGTTCGCCGAGTGGGCGGAGGTGCACGGCAACCTGTACGGCACGCTGCGTACCGAGGTGGAGCGGGTGCTGACGGCGGGGCGACACGTGCTGATGGACATCGATGTGCAAGGGGCGCGACAGTTTCATCTCGCGTTTCCGGACACGGTGCTCATCTTCGTACTCCCCCCCTCCGGCGAGGTACTCAAGACGCGGCTCTCGGCGCGCAAGAGCGAGGACCAGGCGAAGTTGCTGGTGCGGTTGCGGAATGCACGGGCGGAGTTGGGGGAAGTCGGGCGATACCACTACGTGGTGGTCAACGACCACCTCGAGCGCGCCGTGGATCAGGTCAGTTCAATCATCGATGCCGAGGGGCTGCGGCACGATCGGGTGCACGAACTCGAAGCACAGGTCGAGGGGCTCATCGAGCAACTCGAGCAGGAAATTCACGTTTTCAGCAAGGGCGACTGA
- a CDS encoding leucyl aminopeptidase — MPLSFSLSHAAPAAVDTPLLVVVLSPASAVPDALLDLDRQFGGAMSRSVLRRDFRGGRDETLLLVGGDTGVQRVLLVGRGATPLTRTAARRAAAVAARQASKLGVAAMHLMLEGGSADANAVEGLVIGAAAGSWSYLDLQTPPPEKDRRARLEAVTVLAADSEDVRAAFTAGVAVAEGQAIAKRLGQMPGNYCTPDTFVEVGRDIAERHGMTLTVLGRAEMTARGMGSFLCVAQGTSQEPRLVALEHRGGPEGQQPVVLIGKGLCFDTGGISIKPAPEMEWMKFDMSGAGGVLGAMEAIGRLRLPINVVGIIGSTTNMPSGEAVKPGDVVRASNGKTIEIINTDAEGRLVLADLLVYAKQFNPAIAIDAATLTGAIVIGLGHNAVGVFSTDQGAANEVLAAGQAAGEPGWSMPMWEDYREQIKSDVADMKNTGGRAAGSITAALFLQEFVDGFPFVHLDVAGTAYSQSDLGWIPKGPTGTPVGTFVEFVRARARQ; from the coding sequence ATGCCGCTTTCGTTCTCGCTGTCCCATGCTGCTCCCGCGGCCGTCGACACGCCGCTGCTGGTCGTGGTGCTGTCGCCCGCTTCAGCGGTTCCCGATGCGCTGCTCGACCTTGACCGGCAGTTTGGCGGCGCCATGTCGCGCTCCGTATTGCGGCGCGACTTCCGCGGCGGGCGCGACGAAACGCTGTTGCTCGTGGGTGGCGATACTGGTGTGCAGCGTGTCCTGCTGGTCGGTCGTGGAGCCACGCCGCTCACTCGGACCGCGGCGCGTCGGGCGGCCGCCGTGGCGGCACGCCAGGCCAGCAAGCTTGGTGTGGCGGCCATGCACCTCATGCTGGAGGGGGGCAGCGCCGACGCGAATGCCGTGGAAGGGTTGGTGATCGGTGCGGCGGCGGGCAGCTGGAGCTACCTCGACCTGCAGACGCCGCCGCCGGAGAAGGATCGCCGGGCGCGGCTCGAAGCGGTGACCGTGCTGGCCGCGGACAGCGAAGACGTCCGTGCGGCGTTCACCGCGGGCGTGGCGGTGGCAGAGGGGCAGGCCATTGCCAAGCGGCTGGGACAGATGCCGGGCAATTACTGCACCCCCGACACCTTCGTCGAGGTCGGGCGTGACATCGCCGAACGCCACGGCATGACCCTCACCGTACTTGGTCGCGCGGAAATGACCGCGCGTGGCATGGGCAGTTTCCTGTGCGTCGCTCAGGGCACGTCGCAGGAGCCGCGTCTGGTCGCCCTCGAGCACCGCGGCGGTCCCGAGGGACAGCAGCCGGTCGTGCTCATCGGCAAGGGACTGTGCTTCGACACTGGGGGCATTTCCATCAAGCCGGCACCGGAGATGGAGTGGATGAAATTCGACATGTCGGGGGCCGGCGGGGTCTTGGGCGCCATGGAAGCCATTGGCCGACTGCGGTTGCCCATCAACGTCGTCGGGATCATCGGCTCGACCACGAACATGCCGTCGGGTGAGGCGGTGAAGCCGGGCGATGTCGTGCGCGCATCCAACGGCAAGACGATCGAAATCATCAATACTGACGCCGAAGGGCGACTGGTGCTGGCCGACCTGCTGGTGTACGCGAAGCAGTTCAACCCGGCCATTGCCATCGATGCCGCGACACTGACCGGTGCCATCGTCATTGGCCTTGGGCACAATGCCGTGGGTGTCTTCAGCACCGATCAGGGCGCGGCGAACGAAGTGCTGGCCGCGGGGCAGGCAGCTGGTGAGCCCGGCTGGAGCATGCCGATGTGGGAGGACTATCGCGAGCAGATCAAGAGCGATGTGGCCGACATGAAGAATACGGGTGGCCGCGCGGCTGGCTCCATCACCGCGGCGCTCTTCCTGCAGGAGTTCGTGGACGGCTTCCCGTTCGTGCATCTCGACGTGGCGGGGACCGCCTACTCGCAGAGCGACCTCGGGTGGATTCCGAAGGGCCCCACCGGGACGCCCGTGGGGACGTTCGTGGAATTCGTACGGGCGCGCGCGCGGCAGTGA
- the radA gene encoding DNA repair protein RadA, with the protein MAKAKTVYACTECGAQFPKWAGRCDSCGAWNTLAEEVVATVPTSKRTQARQSAGVAGSTVALGRVTTADTPRYRTGLDEFDFVLGGGIVPGSMVLVGGEPGIGKSTLLLQVAARLQGAGHPTLYVSGEESALQVRLRADRLAEDASSVSLLTETSLETILATAAQPAADGRAVRCVIVDSIQTVHTELLEGAPGNVGQVRECAARLMRFAKDTNTTVFVIGHVTKGGGIAGPKTLEHIVDTVLYFEGDGTLDHRVLRATKNRFGSVDEIGVFRMVGSGLVPVENPSALFLGDRRDVASGSAVCALMEGTRPVLVEVQALAARAGFGTPQRVANGIDSRRLALLLAVLDKRGGISCAQLDVFCNIVGGMRVQEPGVDLAIAAALASSVVDRPLPAQAIFLGELGLGGEVRPVSQAERRLTEAAKLGMTTAYLSDRAVPRRAPGDMQLIGVRTLSDVLQRTVGKDAA; encoded by the coding sequence ATGGCGAAGGCGAAGACCGTGTACGCCTGCACCGAGTGCGGGGCGCAGTTCCCCAAGTGGGCGGGGCGTTGCGACTCGTGCGGGGCATGGAACACGCTGGCCGAGGAAGTCGTGGCCACGGTCCCCACGAGCAAGCGGACACAGGCCCGCCAATCGGCGGGCGTCGCCGGCAGCACGGTGGCGCTCGGTCGGGTCACGACGGCGGACACACCGCGGTATCGTACGGGGCTCGACGAATTCGACTTCGTGCTGGGTGGCGGCATCGTGCCCGGCAGCATGGTGCTCGTGGGCGGGGAACCGGGCATCGGCAAGAGCACGCTGCTGCTGCAGGTGGCGGCCCGGTTGCAGGGCGCGGGGCATCCCACGTTGTACGTCTCCGGAGAAGAGAGCGCGCTGCAGGTGCGGCTCCGCGCCGATCGCCTGGCGGAGGATGCGAGCAGTGTCTCGTTGCTGACGGAAACGTCGTTGGAAACCATCCTGGCGACGGCCGCGCAGCCGGCTGCCGATGGACGCGCGGTGCGCTGCGTGATCGTGGACTCCATTCAGACGGTGCACACCGAACTGCTGGAAGGTGCACCGGGCAACGTGGGGCAGGTGCGCGAATGCGCGGCGCGACTCATGCGGTTCGCCAAGGACACCAACACCACGGTGTTCGTCATCGGGCACGTGACGAAGGGTGGCGGCATTGCCGGGCCGAAAACGCTCGAGCACATCGTGGATACGGTGCTGTACTTCGAGGGCGACGGCACGCTCGATCATCGCGTCCTGCGCGCCACGAAGAACCGCTTCGGCAGTGTCGACGAAATCGGCGTCTTCCGCATGGTGGGCAGCGGGCTCGTGCCGGTGGAGAATCCGTCGGCCCTGTTCCTGGGGGATCGTCGTGACGTGGCCAGCGGCAGTGCCGTCTGCGCCCTCATGGAAGGCACGCGCCCCGTGCTCGTGGAGGTGCAGGCACTGGCCGCGCGCGCCGGCTTCGGCACGCCGCAGCGCGTGGCCAACGGTATCGATTCACGACGCCTCGCGCTGCTGCTGGCGGTGCTCGACAAACGCGGCGGCATCTCCTGCGCACAGCTCGATGTCTTCTGCAACATCGTGGGCGGCATGCGGGTGCAGGAGCCCGGCGTGGACCTGGCCATCGCAGCGGCGCTCGCGTCCAGCGTCGTGGACCGGCCACTGCCCGCGCAGGCCATCTTTCTCGGCGAGCTGGGGCTGGGGGGCGAGGTACGCCCCGTGTCGCAGGCCGAACGCCGCCTCACCGAGGCCGCCAAGCTGGGGATGACCACGGCATACCTGTCGGACCGTGCCGTGCCGCGCCGTGCACCGGGCGACATGCAGCTCATTGGCGTGCGCACGCTCTCCGACGTGCTGCAACGCACGGTGGGCAAGGACGCGGCATGA
- the ispD gene encoding 2-C-methyl-D-erythritol 4-phosphate cytidylyltransferase, which produces MSDTELPPPRRVIPPPVIASRGEVTTKDRGVARDVGVVIVAGGSGSRTGSTELKQFRWVSGKPALLHSVQAFMARPDVGVVVVVLPKAYAADPPPWLFQCDVDRLLVSVGGRERHESVVNGLEDLPEEIAIAVVHDAARPLITDATIDRVIAEARLGRGAIAALPVVDTLKEVDEQGRIVRTVDRARLWRAQTPQAFPREMLEQAHVAARRDGIGATDDAALCERLGFEVVVVRGSERGMKITEEADFARADALSLLADEP; this is translated from the coding sequence ATGAGCGATACCGAACTGCCGCCACCGCGTCGCGTCATTCCGCCGCCGGTCATCGCCTCGCGCGGTGAAGTGACGACCAAGGATAGGGGAGTGGCGCGCGATGTCGGCGTGGTCATTGTCGCGGGCGGATCCGGTTCGCGAACCGGCAGCACCGAACTCAAGCAGTTCCGGTGGGTGTCGGGCAAGCCAGCGCTGCTGCACAGTGTACAGGCATTCATGGCGCGCCCGGACGTGGGCGTGGTGGTGGTCGTCCTCCCGAAAGCGTACGCTGCCGATCCGCCGCCCTGGCTGTTTCAGTGCGATGTGGACCGGCTGCTGGTCTCGGTGGGCGGGCGCGAGCGGCACGAGAGCGTCGTGAACGGTCTCGAGGATCTCCCTGAGGAGATCGCCATTGCGGTCGTGCACGATGCGGCCCGTCCCTTGATCACCGATGCCACGATCGACCGCGTCATTGCCGAGGCGCGGCTCGGGCGCGGGGCCATCGCGGCGCTCCCCGTGGTGGACACGCTCAAGGAAGTGGACGAGCAGGGGCGCATTGTGCGCACCGTCGATCGGGCGCGCCTCTGGCGGGCCCAGACACCGCAGGCCTTTCCCCGGGAGATGCTGGAGCAGGCACATGTCGCCGCGCGGCGTGATGGCATTGGCGCGACCGATGACGCGGCGCTCTGCGAGCGGCTCGGCTTCGAGGTGGTGGTGGTGCGGGGGAGCGAACGGGGCATGAAGATCACGGAAGAGGCCGACTTCGCTCGCGCCGACGCGCTCAGCCTGCTCGCGGACGAACCGTGA
- a CDS encoding zf-HC2 domain-containing protein: MTECRSLELQDLLPDFAAGVLDDVTTARVSAHVAECTACADDLAVLELVRRARPRVTVPDVARIVVALPPATAVGAVEVPPMASPGPRLVTESLPGAGAPRAVSAARPRPRTVVFGQSIWRLAATLGVVIAGGASMLVARRGITSVQAPVGAGALVVGETAGTMRPQLAETVAVSSPGATAHSVSVSYGDLGDYSEDELQRMLDRLDEWDGATSTEPLPGVPILPNSEGGTQ, translated from the coding sequence ATGACTGAGTGTCGCAGCCTCGAGCTGCAGGACCTGCTGCCGGACTTTGCGGCTGGTGTTCTCGACGACGTGACGACGGCGCGGGTGTCCGCGCACGTGGCCGAGTGCACGGCGTGCGCGGATGACCTGGCGGTGCTGGAACTCGTTCGCCGTGCACGTCCGCGGGTCACCGTCCCCGATGTGGCACGGATTGTGGTGGCGCTGCCGCCGGCGACTGCGGTGGGGGCTGTCGAGGTGCCTCCGATGGCATCCCCTGGTCCCCGTCTGGTCACTGAATCGCTCCCGGGCGCGGGCGCACCGCGCGCGGTGTCGGCGGCGCGCCCGCGCCCACGCACGGTGGTGTTCGGTCAGTCGATCTGGCGGTTGGCGGCCACGCTCGGTGTCGTCATTGCCGGCGGCGCATCGATGCTGGTTGCGCGGCGCGGCATCACCTCGGTACAGGCTCCGGTGGGCGCCGGTGCGCTCGTGGTGGGCGAAACTGCCGGCACGATGCGTCCGCAGCTGGCCGAAACCGTGGCGGTGAGTTCGCCCGGTGCGACGGCTCACTCGGTGTCGGTCTCGTATGGCGACCTTGGGGACTACAGCGAGGACGAACTGCAGCGCATGCTCGACCGACTCGACGAGTGGGATGGCGCCACGAGCACGGAGCCGTTGCCCGGCGTCCCCATTCTGCCCAACTCCGAAGGGGGTACCCAGTGA
- a CDS encoding uracil-DNA glycosylase family protein, translating into MDARDRLRRYLEQRRDLGESEFVLDGLSVDEVLKVVGAAGPRRRGGAGERSTGERSTGAMSPPHPETEVAPPAPELPPPPIPARRFAAGATTDWREALRGAGAPVPPHAPVADGPVSGSPPPAAAGADSKAPLPPWLAALDVPAGLAAGRVRVADMAPEVAALPTLDDVAAHVTRCTACSLHNSARHPVPGEGHPRAELLCVGEAPGANEDDQGRPFVGDAGQLLTKILGAIQLTREEVFICNVLKHRPPGNRDPLPDEVTACQPYLLRQIELVQPRVILALGRFAAQSLLQTTAAIGALRGKLHQYQGVPLIVTYHPAALLRNEAWKRPTWDDVKLARRVLDAARAHHAVE; encoded by the coding sequence GTGGACGCCAGGGATCGGCTGCGCCGCTACCTCGAACAACGGCGCGACCTCGGTGAATCCGAGTTCGTGCTCGACGGCCTGTCCGTTGATGAGGTGCTGAAGGTGGTGGGCGCCGCCGGCCCGCGGCGGCGTGGCGGCGCGGGCGAACGCAGTACCGGCGAACGCAGTACCGGCGCCATGTCCCCGCCGCACCCCGAGACCGAGGTGGCGCCACCGGCACCCGAGCTGCCGCCACCACCCATCCCGGCGCGTCGCTTCGCCGCCGGGGCCACCACCGACTGGCGGGAGGCATTGCGTGGTGCCGGTGCCCCGGTGCCTCCCCACGCGCCCGTCGCCGACGGGCCCGTTTCGGGGTCGCCGCCGCCGGCTGCTGCGGGTGCCGACAGCAAGGCCCCGTTGCCGCCATGGCTCGCTGCCCTGGACGTGCCGGCCGGATTGGCCGCCGGACGGGTACGCGTGGCCGACATGGCGCCGGAAGTCGCCGCACTCCCCACGCTCGACGACGTGGCGGCGCACGTGACGCGCTGCACGGCGTGTTCGCTGCACAACAGCGCCCGTCACCCGGTACCGGGGGAAGGGCACCCACGGGCCGAGCTGCTGTGCGTGGGCGAAGCCCCGGGCGCCAACGAGGATGACCAGGGACGCCCATTCGTGGGCGATGCCGGCCAGTTGCTGACGAAGATCCTCGGCGCCATTCAGCTCACGCGCGAGGAGGTGTTCATCTGCAACGTGCTCAAGCACCGTCCCCCGGGGAATCGCGATCCGCTTCCCGATGAGGTCACGGCATGCCAGCCATACCTGCTGCGGCAGATCGAGCTCGTGCAGCCGCGGGTCATCCTGGCGTTGGGGCGCTTTGCGGCGCAATCCCTGTTGCAGACCACGGCCGCCATTGGCGCCTTGCGCGGGAAACTGCATCAGTACCAGGGCGTCCCGCTCATCGTGACCTATCACCCGGCGGCGCTGCTGCGCAACGAGGCGTGGAAGCGTCCGACCTGGGACGACGTCAAACTCGCTCGACGCGTGCTCGATGCCGCGCGGGCTCACCATGCCGTGGAGTAA
- the dnaB gene encoding replicative DNA helicase, producing the protein MTSLAVTTGSNGGVQAATASRDPYKERRPPWSEEAEQAVLGAMLLDADAILRAGEHVDDTMFYREGHRRLFRAMLAITERGSVVDPLTLADELERRGELEHAGGREYLAFLLDAVPTVANVEYHAKIVKEKALLRRLIEVSTEIVQEAFEGRITAGDLLDNAESRIFSLGQSKEKGGFARIKELLWPAMEKLELLAQRDQAVTGVPTGFVELDHMTSGLQPADLVIVAARPSMGKTAFTLNIAQHAAITAKVPVAFFSLEMSKESLVQRMLAAEALIDAQALRKGGRALDESMPRLAQAAGILSHAPIYIDDTPGITLLDMRAKARRLKAEHDLGLIIVDYLQLMTGPAGVENRQQEVSQISRGLKALAKELSVPVVALSQLSRAPEQRTGDDKGRPQLSDLRESGAIEQDADVIMFIFRQEVYAERDENGRLKDPSIEGRAEIIIGKQRNGPIGSARLFYHKQYTRFDNFSPRQPPPEYGGGGYGGGGFGGPKLVKGGDDDFGGTPF; encoded by the coding sequence ATGACCAGCCTTGCCGTGACGACCGGCAGCAACGGCGGCGTCCAGGCGGCCACCGCGTCGCGCGATCCGTACAAGGAGCGGCGACCGCCCTGGTCGGAAGAGGCCGAGCAGGCCGTCCTGGGGGCCATGCTGCTCGACGCGGACGCGATCCTCCGCGCCGGCGAGCACGTGGACGACACCATGTTCTACCGCGAGGGGCATCGCCGGCTGTTCCGGGCCATGCTGGCAATTACCGAACGCGGCAGTGTCGTCGATCCGCTCACACTGGCTGACGAACTGGAACGGCGCGGGGAGCTGGAACACGCCGGCGGCCGCGAGTATCTGGCCTTCCTGCTCGACGCCGTGCCCACGGTCGCCAACGTGGAGTATCACGCGAAGATCGTGAAGGAAAAGGCGTTGCTGCGCCGGCTCATCGAAGTGAGCACCGAGATTGTGCAGGAGGCGTTCGAAGGGCGCATCACCGCCGGTGATCTGCTCGACAACGCCGAGTCGCGCATCTTCTCTCTTGGCCAGAGCAAGGAAAAGGGGGGCTTCGCCCGCATCAAGGAGCTGCTCTGGCCCGCCATGGAGAAGCTCGAACTGCTCGCACAACGCGATCAGGCGGTCACCGGCGTACCCACGGGGTTCGTGGAACTCGACCACATGACCTCGGGGCTCCAGCCAGCCGATCTCGTGATCGTGGCCGCCCGTCCGTCCATGGGCAAGACGGCCTTCACGCTCAACATTGCGCAGCACGCCGCGATCACCGCCAAGGTCCCGGTGGCGTTCTTTTCGCTCGAAATGAGCAAGGAGTCGCTGGTCCAGCGTATGCTGGCGGCGGAGGCACTCATTGACGCCCAGGCGCTGCGTAAAGGTGGGAGGGCGCTCGACGAATCGATGCCACGTCTGGCTCAGGCTGCGGGTATCCTGAGTCATGCGCCCATCTACATCGACGACACCCCCGGCATTACCCTGCTCGACATGCGCGCCAAGGCGCGCCGGCTCAAGGCCGAGCACGATCTCGGCCTCATCATCGTGGACTACCTGCAGCTCATGACGGGGCCGGCGGGCGTGGAGAACCGGCAGCAGGAAGTGTCGCAGATCTCGCGCGGCCTCAAGGCGCTCGCGAAGGAGCTCAGCGTACCGGTGGTGGCGCTGTCCCAGCTCTCGCGTGCCCCCGAACAGCGCACCGGCGACGACAAGGGACGCCCGCAGCTCTCCGACCTGCGTGAGTCGGGCGCCATCGAACAGGACGCCGACGTGATCATGTTCATCTTCCGGCAGGAAGTGTATGCCGAGCGAGACGAGAATGGTCGCCTCAAGGATCCGAGCATCGAGGGACGCGCGGAGATCATCATCGGCAAGCAGCGCAATGGTCCGATCGGGAGCGCCCGGCTGTTCTACCATAAGCAATACACCCGGTTCGACAACTTCTCACCCCGACAGCCGCCGCCGGAATACGGGGGCGGCGGGTATGGTGGCGGAGGCTTCGGTGGGCCCAAGCTGGTGAAGGGCGGCGACGACGACTTCGGGGGTACGCCGTTCTGA
- a CDS encoding Plug domain-containing protein, producing the protein MTSGAWRWLALLLVVVAGHAHAVGAQVRPDSTKRADSVKVAVPAPAPAQPLAAQPPARRDSVVRDSIVQDSLMRARILARSDSVRRAIEGDTIKSPLAHFDAPPALEITDRLRWRRDSILATGALNLADLLDRVPGVTTYRSGWLAGIHAATFNGDGSRIRVFLDGVELDPVEPRNGGMLDLTDIPLWNLDELLIERAPGEVRVWLRSMTTTSTTPATRVDIFTGDLNTNAFRGFLSRRWRNGFAFQFGGQQIATQTGRVSAFGAEGARRLRSDGESQAFYLRMGWARGKLSVDAFANAISRERDAHTPRSGFLALPAFKGQRRDAYVRVGYGDTSSGLWSQAIVSALRTRQDGTDSTTIMGRDTITIEGDTIRGQTQHLVAVGYRAPWWSASLTNRVRPREGVAEHAPVARANATWKWLDAGGWIERNGRDSTDRTDLFARVRPFSWLSMVAGRSSRSPADTTGRPASSTLRAEVAVRFKGLWVGGGILRDDASFQGTLPLLGMPATAFGTAAATGVSATVHGRLYKDLRLDVIAVNWNAAQFNRPKTQVRTELALVSQWLRKFPKGQFGFNARLILDSRSGVPFFYGADEEPTKWITEPAIVATGLLEIRIQRGTLFYQYRNLTGGQYEQIRGITMPPAVQMYGVRWEFFN; encoded by the coding sequence GTGACCTCCGGGGCGTGGCGCTGGCTGGCGCTGTTGCTGGTGGTCGTCGCGGGCCACGCTCACGCCGTGGGCGCTCAGGTACGCCCAGACAGCACCAAGCGGGCCGACAGCGTCAAGGTGGCGGTGCCGGCGCCCGCGCCGGCTCAGCCCTTGGCTGCGCAGCCACCGGCGCGTCGTGACAGCGTGGTCCGCGACAGCATCGTGCAGGACTCGCTCATGCGCGCGCGCATTCTGGCGCGCTCCGACAGTGTGCGGCGCGCCATCGAAGGCGATACGATCAAGTCACCGCTCGCGCACTTCGATGCTCCGCCTGCTCTCGAGATCACCGATCGGCTGCGCTGGCGTCGCGACTCCATCCTGGCGACCGGCGCGCTTAACCTGGCGGATCTGCTCGATCGCGTGCCGGGGGTAACCACCTATCGCAGCGGCTGGCTTGCCGGCATCCATGCCGCAACGTTCAATGGGGATGGCTCGCGCATACGGGTGTTCCTCGACGGTGTTGAGCTCGACCCGGTCGAGCCACGCAACGGGGGCATGCTCGACCTCACGGACATCCCCCTGTGGAACCTCGATGAACTCCTCATCGAGCGGGCGCCGGGTGAGGTGCGGGTATGGTTGCGCTCCATGACGACCACGAGCACCACGCCGGCGACGCGCGTGGACATCTTCACGGGCGATCTCAATACGAATGCGTTTCGCGGCTTCCTCTCGCGACGCTGGCGCAACGGATTCGCCTTCCAGTTTGGCGGGCAACAGATTGCCACCCAGACCGGGCGGGTATCGGCGTTCGGTGCCGAGGGAGCGCGGCGTCTGCGCAGCGACGGTGAGTCGCAGGCCTTTTACCTCCGCATGGGGTGGGCGCGCGGGAAGCTGAGCGTCGATGCGTTCGCCAACGCCATCAGCCGCGAGCGTGATGCCCACACGCCTCGATCCGGCTTCCTTGCGCTTCCCGCCTTCAAGGGGCAGCGGCGCGATGCGTATGTGCGTGTTGGCTATGGTGACACGAGCAGCGGGCTGTGGTCGCAGGCCATCGTGAGCGCGCTCCGCACGCGCCAGGATGGCACCGACTCCACGACCATCATGGGCCGGGACACGATCACCATCGAAGGCGACACGATTCGCGGGCAGACCCAGCATCTGGTGGCGGTGGGCTACCGGGCCCCGTGGTGGTCGGCCTCGCTCACCAACCGTGTGCGCCCGCGGGAGGGCGTGGCGGAACACGCGCCGGTGGCACGCGCCAATGCGACGTGGAAGTGGCTCGACGCCGGCGGCTGGATCGAACGCAACGGGCGTGACTCCACCGATCGCACCGATCTCTTCGCGCGAGTGCGTCCCTTTTCCTGGCTGTCCATGGTGGCTGGGCGGAGCAGTCGCTCGCCGGCGGACACCACTGGGCGGCCGGCGTCGAGTACCCTGCGCGCCGAGGTGGCGGTACGCTTCAAGGGGCTCTGGGTGGGTGGTGGCATCCTGCGCGATGATGCCAGCTTTCAGGGAACGCTGCCGCTGCTGGGCATGCCGGCAACGGCGTTCGGGACCGCAGCGGCCACTGGCGTGTCGGCGACGGTACACGGCCGGCTGTACAAGGACCTGCGGCTCGACGTGATCGCCGTCAATTGGAACGCCGCGCAGTTCAACCGCCCCAAGACGCAGGTGCGCACCGAGCTTGCCCTCGTCTCGCAGTGGTTGCGCAAGTTTCCCAAGGGGCAGTTCGGCTTCAACGCGCGACTCATTCTCGACAGCCGGTCGGGAGTGCCGTTCTTCTACGGTGCCGACGAGGAACCCACCAAGTGGATCACCGAGCCGGCGATCGTAGCCACCGGGTTGCTCGAGATCCGCATCCAGCGAGGCACGCTCTTTTACCAGTATCGGAATCTCACCGGCGGGCAGTACGAACAGATCCGCGGCATCACCATGCCGCCGGCCGTCCAGATGTATGGCGTGCGCTGGGAGTTCTTCAACTGA
- a CDS encoding DNA-directed RNA polymerase subunit omega: MQVFTPTDVAKHAANKYLSVLIAAKFARVLNEFPRDRSLHEKKLTTRALEELTHGEIDYKVVPRRRSP, translated from the coding sequence ATGCAGGTATTCACTCCGACGGATGTGGCCAAGCATGCGGCCAACAAGTACCTGAGCGTGCTCATTGCAGCCAAGTTCGCGCGCGTGCTGAACGAATTCCCGCGCGATCGCTCGCTGCACGAGAAGAAGCTCACCACCCGGGCGCTCGAAGAGCTCACGCACGGTGAGATCGACTACAAGGTGGTACCGCGCCGCCGCTCCCCCTGA
- a CDS encoding YicC/YloC family endoribonuclease: MIRSMTGYGQAEGTVGALRVVVDVRTVNHRFFSPSIKLPTAFARWETEVREAMRLKVARGHVTLTARSERLAETSLAIDEARFAAVAAQLQELTARHGLAGGVDLASVLRMPDVLASPREDDATGTAAELVAIVDVALEALQRSRAEEGERLAAVLRQRLELIAGALDRIGARAPERVVAYRDRLRESVRELADGVAVDDARLAQEIAILADRMDVAEELDRFRSHLVAFRATLDDAGGEPVGKRLGFLLQEMLREANTTGSKAADAAILHDVVGVKEELERIREQVENLE; this comes from the coding sequence ATGATTCGCTCCATGACGGGGTACGGGCAGGCCGAGGGTACGGTCGGCGCACTTCGCGTCGTCGTGGATGTGCGCACGGTCAACCATCGGTTCTTTTCGCCCAGCATCAAGCTGCCCACCGCCTTTGCGCGCTGGGAAACCGAAGTGCGTGAGGCCATGCGACTGAAGGTCGCGCGCGGTCATGTGACGCTGACGGCGCGCAGCGAGCGGCTGGCCGAGACAAGCCTGGCCATAGACGAAGCCCGCTTTGCCGCCGTTGCCGCCCAGTTGCAGGAGCTGACCGCGCGCCATGGCCTGGCCGGCGGCGTGGATCTGGCCAGTGTCCTGCGCATGCCGGATGTTCTGGCGTCGCCTCGCGAGGATGACGCGACGGGCACTGCGGCCGAGTTGGTAGCCATTGTCGACGTCGCCCTCGAGGCGCTGCAGCGCTCACGGGCTGAGGAGGGGGAGCGCCTCGCCGCCGTACTGCGTCAGCGGCTCGAGCTCATTGCCGGAGCGCTCGACCGGATCGGTGCCCGCGCCCCGGAGCGCGTGGTGGCCTATCGGGACCGCCTTCGCGAATCGGTGCGGGAGCTGGCCGACGGGGTGGCCGTTGACGACGCGCGCCTCGCCCAGGAGATCGCCATCCTGGCCGATCGCATGGACGTGGCCGAGGAGCTGGACCGGTTCCGCTCACATCTGGTGGCCTTCCGCGCCACCCTCGATGACGCCGGCGGGGAACCCGTCGGGAAGCGATTGGGCTTTCTCCTGCAGGAGATGCTGCGGGAGGCGAATACCACCGGCAGCAAGGCGGCCGATGCCGCCATCCTTCACGACGTGGTTGGCGTGAAGGAGGAGTTGGAGCGTATCCGGGAGCAGGTCGAGAACCTCGAGTGA